From Deferrisoma camini S3R1, the proteins below share one genomic window:
- a CDS encoding thioesterase family protein, whose product MASANVSIGDTFTYEMTTTPDMGAHRFQDSSPPVFATPFLVGAVEAAAARLMEPDLGPGQMSVGGFVELRHTKPTPLGWKVRAVARLVEKEGRKYVFEVECFDELEQIGTARHVRFVIDQEPFLRAVEKKAARKEGRP is encoded by the coding sequence ATGGCGAGCGCGAACGTGAGCATCGGCGACACCTTCACCTACGAGATGACCACAACCCCGGACATGGGGGCCCATCGGTTCCAGGACAGCTCTCCCCCGGTGTTCGCCACCCCGTTCCTGGTGGGCGCGGTGGAGGCGGCCGCGGCCCGGCTGATGGAGCCGGACCTGGGCCCCGGCCAGATGAGCGTGGGCGGGTTCGTCGAGCTTCGGCACACGAAACCCACCCCCTTGGGCTGGAAGGTGCGGGCGGTGGCCCGGCTGGTGGAGAAGGAGGGCCGCAAGTACGTGTTCGAGGTGGAGTGCTTCGACGAGCTCGAGCAGATCGGCACGGCCCGCCACGTGCGGTTCGTGATCGACCAGGAGCCATTCCTGCGGGCCGTGGAGAAGAAGGCCGCCCGCAAGGAGGGCCGGCCGTGA